The sequence ccaaagatgtgtCTGTTAGGTGAATTAGCATGTCTGAGTTGTCCCAGTCTGAGTGGGTATAAGAGTATGTTTGTGAGTGCACCCTATAAGGGAAGGGTGTTTGTCCAGGGTTGGTTCCTGCCTTGAGCTGCCTTATAGGCTTTGGCCACCTACAACCCTAAAGTAGAATAAGCAGGTTGGAAAATAATTATCTGACTTGCTTTTATTAATCGTTGTTAACTGTACATATACCTcacatttattacaatgtttaatACTGTAAGTGTTTTGGTTGTTCCTTATTTAATAGCTTGGTGAcatttttgtgaccagaaatatgcttaGGAACTTAACTCGTTTACATCATTAGCCTACGGTAAAATTAGTTTCTTTATAGTCATTTCGCTTAAAGTTGCAGTTTCTAAAAACCTATCAATGACATTGAGAACTTACTGTAGTGGGGACTCAATTGAAAACTCACCATAGAATAAGATAAAAAAGACTTTAGAACCAGGGAGAGGAGGACAAAACCAGGGGGGAAAAAGTGTTCTTGCCTTTGAGCACTGTAAGCTATTTGGTAAAGAGCTGTTTGTTTTCTCGGACAGTTATATTTGCAAGAgtgaaaatgagacatttttttctgaaaaaataaaattagccctagccagtttgagtggatagagcatcagcctgcagatcaaagggtcccaggttcaattctggtcaagggcacatacctcggttgcaggctcctccctggcccacatgcaggaggcaaccaatcaatgtgtttctgtctgtctttccttcccttccactctctctgaaagatcaatggaagaataccctcaggtgaggattaaccaaaaaatagtAATTGTAAAGTTTCTTTAAGTGTAGAAATTCTATAAAACTTGAATAATATAATGGGATGGTTGTGAATATTTAGTtaacatgtaaagcacttagaaaagtGCTTTTAATATGTTAGATGATACTATtacatattttccctttttcttgcCAACCTGTTGCTTTTTTTACTCTTATCTTGAAATTGTTGGTTTTGTTGTTTGACCTAAAATACAGAGGTAgacaaacgtaggtttacagttgttcatatagaaaaatatataacacaagaatctatatatatataaatgcctaaacGACGGTTATGACCAAACGCctggaatgaccggttgaccagtcgctacgacacgcactgatcaccagggagaaatgcaggagctgcccccttggtggtcagtgtgctcccacagggggagcaccactcaaccagaaaccaggctcacagctggtgagagcagctgtagtggcaggagcctgtcCCGACTCAGAGGCAGTGCTACTGATCAGCAAGCAGGTGCAGCAGGTACAGCAGGCCAGGATGAGCGTGAGCGGTGCCCAGCCCTGGCTCGGGCTCTTTCCTGGCCGCCTGCCAGTTGGCACACTGctgcatcccctgaggggtcccggattgcaaaagggcgcaggccaggctgagggtcccccttcccccacccccgcccccccgtgcacaaatccatgcaccaggactctaataAATGATACAAAACTAAGCTGTGTTTggcatactcacaattgtaaaccagCTTTTGGTCACCCCTGTATATATACCTTATTTCCACCTCTTCCCTTTACATTTGAAATGTTAAATCAGCATGAGGTTGAGCCTGGTAAAGGCCTAATACTAGGAGTCAGTTTACATTCTAGCTTTTTACTTAGTAACTAAGTGACAAATGGGCAAGTAACTTCATTTCTCTGGAGCTcagtttcatttataaaaaaggATTTTGACAACCAATATTGTATAGCACTCTACAGTTTACACAGTATATATTCTACAGTGTATGTCTCTTGTAACAGCCTTGTGAAATAAATAATGTTATATATAAGGTGAATgaattgaggcccagagaattaagtgacttgcctgtTTGTTCTCTTAATAAGTGCAGAGTTGGGATTCATTCCTTAAttcagaataaacaaaaaagtatCAGTTACCTATTGTATGCTAGTGCATTATACTGGCATGGGCATACACAGTATATGTAAAGATAAAAAGTCCTTCCTTGAAAGGAAATCATATAAAGGGAGACACTCAAATAACCAGTGTATTTGGGTAGAGGCCGGAGGGACAGGCGTTCCCATGGGAGTGAGTTAGGGTAAGTGTGTAGTTTGATAACATATTGGGGTAACTATTGGCTGATATAGAAGCATCCTTTATAGGCTTGAGGAGTTTGGGGAATGGGGATTAGGGAGATTCTCTTAGAAGTAACCCTCTATAGTGAGGTCTGACGGACAAACAGAAGTAGGAGGAAGTGAGGAAAGGTTTTCCCCAGGCAAAAAGAACAGAATATACAGAGAATTAGAGATGTGACCAGTGATTTGTGAGTGGCTCCTTATAGTTAGACTACAGGAAGTAACCAGAGATATTACTAGAGAAATTAGCAGCAGCCATGTGAGGTCTGAAGTGTTATACAAAGGAAGTAGGTCTTGTCCTCAGAAGATTGGGAATTGCATTtataggtgtttttttgtttgttttgttttgtaatatattttattgatttttcacagagaggaagggagagggagagggatagagagttagaaacatcgcgatcagctgcctcctgcacaccccccgctggggatgggcccgcaaccaaggtatatgcccttgactggaatcgaacccggggcccttcagtccgcaggctgacgctctatccactgagccaaaccggccagggctgcatttATAGGTTTTAAGGTCATGATCAGATACCTTTTAGAAACAGCACTCAAGCTGTGTAAGAATTATTGGATTACTCATGGGCCCAGATAGGAGATTGTTTTGTAATCCAGAAGAGAGGGGATAGTGGCCTGAACTAAAATAATGAGTAGAGAGAAATTTCTGGCTTTTGagctattaaaaagaatttttaaaacttcctgCAGTTAAGAGTATAGATTCTGTAAtcagccccactccccaccccccagtacaaATCTTTTTTTGCTACTTACTAACCATATAATTGTGGGCACATTATTTAACTATGCCAAAATTTACTCATCTGTAATAACAAAGCTACTTCATAGAGgtctggtgaagattaaatgaatacTGGTAAAACCCTTAGAATAATACTTGCCATATAATGACTCAAAAatgatttgctttaaaaaaaattaatgctgccgaggccggtttggctcagtgggtagagtgtcggcctgcggactgaggtcccgggttcgattccggtcaagggcatgtgcctgggttgcgggcacatccctagtgggagatgtacaggaggcagctgatcgatgtctctctctcatcgatgtttctaactatctctctcccttcctctctgtaaaaaaatcaataaaaaatatattaaaaaaaaatgcttagctctagttggtgtggctccgtggatagagaaTTGACCTGTGGAATGAAgagtccaggttcgattccgatcaagggcacatgcccgggtttcgggcttgatccccagtaaggggtgtgcaggaagcagccaatcaatgattctcatcattggtgtttctatctctccccttcctctctgaaatcaataaaaatatatttttaaaaaactgattaaaTGCAGTAGGTAGGggaaaaggaagaatgaaaggTAATGTCTAGTGCTCAGGTTTGAACAACTGGGTGAATGTgatactttattttgaaataaacatttttggtGGTGTCATTGGCAAGCCTTTGGTATTTGAAGCCATTGGAGACTGAGATTGCCCAGGAAGTGCCCATAAAGTGAGAAGGTGGCTCAGGACAGACCACTGCCTATTAGGCAGTAGATAGAGCTCAGGAGAGAATTGAGCTCTGAGTGTACATATCCAAAGGTCATGCCCTTTCTATTAGACCACAAGCAGCTTCTATAATTTTTCTACATTTGTGTGAGTCACAAAAATTTATTCAGCAAGTATTTGATCTCCTACTCTGTCGAGCATTAGGTGTACTGCAGTAAGACAGCTGGTCCTTACATTGTGAAGGTGGACAATACAGATTGCTAAGTGCTATCTATGATAGCTGCAGAATACATCTCTGTGTTCAGGAGCACCAAACCCACACATGGGGTAGAAAGGGGGAAGGCTTTTTGAAAAAAGTAATGTCCAAACTAGATTTTTAGTTAGCTAAGTAATAGCTCAAGGTTCCAGGAAGGCACCTTGAACTTCCATGGAGGGAAACTGAGAGAAGGGGCAACCATTTCAGTAGTAGTATCTGTGCTTAGCTCATGAACATGCCAGCCTGCGTGAGATAACCAAGTGTTTGGGTTTCCCCCCAGGTGAGGTAGTCCCAGCCCATTGCTGTatcctgtctgcctgcagccccttctTCACAAAGCGCCTGGAGCAGGAGAGGCCAGCTCAGGGTTGTAAGGTGGTGCTGGAGCTGGGGGGCCTGAAGATCACAACACTTAGGAAGCTGGTGGACTTCCTGTATACCTCAGAAATGGAAGTATCTCTGGAAGAAGCCCAAGAGGTGCTTTCTGCTGCCCGTCAGCTCTGCATATCTGAGCTGGAATCCCTTCAGCTAGAAGGGGGGAAGCTAGTAAAGGCCCCTCAGGGCCGAAGACTGAACCGGGAGTGCTTACAACCTCCAAGTGCCGCACCAATCTCTGCCAGGGTGGTGGCATCCAGCCACTGCCCTACTCCACTGCCCGTTACCCAGACTCCTTGTCCTCGTGGGGCAGTGAGATTGAAGTTGTCAGGGAAGGACGAAGGGCCCCAGGACAAGAGCAACCGACAGAATGCAGGGGACTTATCTGGCACGCTCCTGCTCAAGAGGAAGGCCAGAGCCTGCCCAGTTCCGGAAGAAGAAAGCTCTTCGCCATCAAGCCACAGTCAGGGATCTAAAGAAAGTAAGAGTGACCCTGCCCTTGGTCCTACAGAGCTTTCCCCACCCAGCTTGTACCCCTCTGTGGATAAGCGACTGTTGCCCAGAAAGATCAGGCTGAGTCGTTCAAAGCCATCACCTGATGTCTGTACATCCAAGCCTTCCAGCATTTTAAGTGGATCCAGCTCAGTGCCAGCAACCCCTGGCCGGCGTCTTTGGCGACAAAAGAGTATAAAGAAAGAAGTGCTAGAGGACAAGCACACACCAGGGAGAGCTAGTCCTCTACAAAGCACCTCAAGCCCATCTGGCCTTGGAAAAATGGGTGGGAGTAAGAAATGGAGCCCTGAAGTCAGGGCACCTAACTTAGACTCTGCAGAAGAGGGGCAGGTTGGGAGAGTGAAGCTTAGGAAGACTGTTAATGGGACCTGCTGGGAAGTGGTACAAGAACCTCCCCTCAAAACCTCTAAAGATAGCCCTCATGTCCCAGAACCTGGAGACTCAGAAGAGCCTCCAGGAATTCAGCCATCCTCAGTTAACCAGCAGGAAATGTCATCTACTAGAATAGACCTGTGTCAGGATTCCCCTGTGTCCTGTAAGCTACAAGACATTCTGCTCTCTGCTAGCCGCTCCCCAGACCACCCAGTAGTGAAGTCTGAGTTTGGATCCAGTCCAGAGCTGGTAGGGAAGGAACCTGGATTCGATATTGACTGCACAGAGCCATATGCATTTGACACAGCCCTGCTAGAACAGCCCTGTGAAGCCGAGGAATACCGAATCACAAGTGTTGCTGCCACCAGTGAGCTGGAGGAGATCCTGGACTTCATGCTATGTGGCCCAGACATTGAGCCACCTACAGTATCTCTGGAGAGTCCTGAAGCTGAGGGCTGCAGGACCCCTAGTTATCACTTGACAGAAACAGGGAAGAATTGGATGGAAGGGGAAGGATGGTATTTACCAGGAATGGAACTCTGGCCCAGAGAGCTAACTGGATTAGAAAAGGAACCTGTGGGTGAGAACAAAGAGCCAATTGAACCCTTTAGCCCCCTTGTCATGCCCTCTAAGATTAGTGAAGGGGAGATGCTTTCTGTAGGACACTCTTGGAATCAAGACCAAGAAATTACCAGTTCCATGCCACTGGATGGTCAGGGGGACAAACTTCTTCACATTGACTCCCTTGACCTTCCCCAAAGGTCCTATGGGGACCTCTTACCTCCCTGTTCTAACTGGGTAGAGACAGGGCTGGAAGTATCCCTAACTATGGAAGAGGTGTTATACCCTGCCCCAGAACCAGGCAAGGAGGTACTTAGCAACTCTGAGCTGTTAGACCTACCTTCTGCCAGCTCTGAAGAGGAAGAGATTGATGTGGTAGACTGGATAGCAGAGGGGAACCTAGTACCTACCAGTATTCCCTCCATATGGCCAGACGCTTCCTCAGAGTCAGAAACAGAGGTAGATATACTAACCTAGTGGATAGGGAAGGCAGTTTAGGGGCACTGGGAGGATGGGAAATGTTGGCTAGCAAAAGTGATATTGGCAGAGAAGCTAGCACATGTCTGCCCTCTCAGCACGAGAGGCAGGCATTCCCCTTGTTCTCCTTAGGCCATGCTTTCCCCTCCCCAGGTTTTGGGAGCTGGGCAGAAATTTAGTACCATGGGTAGAAAATTATGAACTTGAACCTTTTTCGTTCCTTTTAATCTACTTCCCAGTTACAAATAAGTAGAATAATAAACTATGAGGTTTTCAACTTTAGTAGTTCATAGGTAACAGCCAAGGCCAGGTCTTCCAGGTTATGACACACAGAGAATTCAGGAAAAATTAAGTACATCCTCTGCAGTAGTTCTGTCAGAGAAAATGTTCCAGAAGGTGTGAAGCGGTGCTGGAGTGGAACACAAAAGTGTATGGGAGTGAGAGGACATTGTCCAGCACCTTATATGTGGGGCTTCTTTATTCCCAGTTTGGAAAGTCTAGCCAAAATCTCTGCAGGGGCCAGGAAGACCAAGAAATTACCAGTTCCAAGCCACTGGATGGTCAGGTCATCACTTCCAAGATAGtagctttaaaaaaagttattttcccccaaagattttacaaatatttcacATGGTCTACCAGACACCCTAGGAGTTTCAAGTTAACTGGTGACTTTAGGCTACGAAAAATACAAAGGGGACCAATCCCATAAGGTTGGCTTTCATCCCTTACcatataattttaactttattagcCAAGAACTTTATTTCAACTTTTATTAAACCAAATCCAAGAACTTTTCAATGCCTTACTGGAGTGTTGCCTCACAACTGAACCATCAATTCTGCAGGGGAAGAAACTATAGCTTCAGGCACATAACTGTAGTTTGGCCATGTCCCGTCATAAATGTTCCATCACCACCAGGAACAGAAAGCtgtgaaaatgagagaaaaaaatgttagaaaagaGATCTAGGCAATCATAGCCTGAGGAAGGCGTGTTCCTCTATCCTTGAACCCAAAGACTCAGGAGAGCTCAAGGATTGCATCCTCCTCCCACATCTCAACATATCAAGGTTATGAGGCACATACCTATGACATGTGAAAGCACTGTATGAACCACTAGATATGAAGACAAGGACAAATTTAAGTGACTAAGAGTACAGTAATGAAGTGTTGCCATATGGGACTATAAATAGAAAGACCCTACTAGGAACAAAAAACAAGAGGGTTGGGGTAAGTATGCATGAAGTTACACAAAAATTTTTGCCAATAAAAGGGGGAATCACAACCCATACAAATAAACACGTGTCAGTGATTTTGTTGAACTCATAAATGAGcgtactggtaggatttacaatcCACTTCAAAGATTCAATACACCACCAGGGGTgtggaaaatgaaattttttacAAAACCAGCCCATACCCTCAGGACAATACTTAACTGCACCTTCAAAGGACATAAATTGCATTTCTATAAATCATTTACAATTGCCTTTGAGCCAAGTCTTAGAACTTAGATTATGAAATAAAACCTGGAATTAGTAAAGGGCACATTAGatagaaaacagtaaaaaaaaaaaattgctggttGCAGTTTTTCCCACCAATATAAAGGGAAGAGGTATTCCCAATAGAGGAAATACTAACAGTTAAAgcgttataaaaaaaaatgtagctcctCTGTGAAATGCGGGGTAACAGTTGCTTCGAAAATAAATATCCACACCGAGATCAACCCAATCCCTCCCTAGACCGTCGCCCCCATTTCAAACCTCAGCATGAGGATTTCGGCCCGAGCCTCCTACGGAAGGCACTTCTTCAGCTTCTCCACGACTTCCTGCGGCTCAGGGAACTTGAGTTTGCGTGGGGGCCCCTTCTTAATCCCAGTCCAGAGCTCCGCACCTGGGGAAGGACCGGAGGAGGCGACGTTCCTATCTCCCCCGCCGTGAgcccagcccttcctctcctccGAACCatgccctcctcccagccccggtcCCCACTCACTGCTGCCGTCCGGGCGCAGCAGCGTCACCTCGAAGCTGCCCCTCCGGGGCTTGGCAGGGTTCACCTTCACCGGGAGCTCCGGGGCCTCCAGGCGCAGCGCCTGGCTCAGGGCCGCGGCGTTGCGCCCGTACACGCGTCAACTCGTGCTAGGAGACGGGGAGGGTCAGAGCCCAGGGCTCCGGGTGCGCGACGCCCTTTCCGCCCCCCTCGGGGACTCCCCAGGCGCCTCACCAATGCTCGATAACGACCGtcgcctcctccacctccttctggCCGCCAGCCAGCTTCTCCTGCTTCTCAGCTGCCGCGACCACCGCCGCCTCGGCCTTCCGCTTCCTCCCGCGGGATGCCATGGTGCCTGGAAGCCGGCCCGGGAACGGGGTGGAGACGCGGCCACGGAGCAGCGGACGACCCCTCTGCGAGCTCCAAACCGCAGGCCACTCCGCTCCCAGAACAAACCTCCCGCAAGCAGCGGGAAGCGTGGCCCACGTGGTCGGGGGCGGGACCTCCGGGCACAGCCACTCTGCGCGCTGGGTAGGGGGAGCACCAGACCTAACCACCTGCGCCTAATGTAAATCTGCTTAGTGAATTCATGAGGCACAGCAGGGACAGGGACTGGGTAGCTCTAAAATCAATcctggaaggcagctatgctcaccactataccaccaacgcaaccTTAAAATCAATCCtggtttcaggtttttctttaaCCGCACGAGCGGCTAAATAGTCATAATGAActcgaccccccaccccccgcaattAAAACCGCTTCCCTGGGACCTATCCCAAGCAAAGACTACAATTTAAAGGGATGCGACCCAAACTCTGGATTTAAGGAAACTGTTCTTCCCCAACGTTCCCCAATCCTGGTACCAATAACTGGCATTTGGTGAAACTAATGAGAATGGCCTTTGAAGTTACGAAGAAATTAAGCAATTCATTTGCAGTTGCCTGGTTTTTAATACACAGAGGCGCAAACAAAAGGAAATCCCAGTGTCTTTATTATGGAAAACCATCAACTGGGTGTGGGAGAGTAGGTTGGAAGGTAAGAGGAAACCCCAATCCAGCCCTAGGGCTCTCTTCCGGGCTGACCCCACAAAGGAAGGTCTCAAACTTCTATTCCCTTTCCTCCCAACCTCCATATTGTGGTTAAAGGTTTGTCCTTGGGGATGAGTAACAAAACtaggtttatttttaatgaaggCCAAAGATCAAGCCAGGGGGCCTAAAGTAAGGGTCCTTGGGGGGAAATTTTTAGTGCAGACTCTGTACCCCGGCATCTTGTTAGGGATTAACCTACTGTAAGTAGTCTGTAAGTCCAGTAAGGAATACTGAAAAACAACATGGTGGAGATGTGTGAGTGGAGGGCAGCACTCCAAGCTTGGAGGGAAAGCATTTCCTCTTCCATTACATGagatctctcccttcctccagtgAAATAGTTGGCCCCAGGCGTGGTTCCTGGAGTGTGCCTGTCAATTCCCTGGATGCCTCTTTAAAATCAGAAGCAGCACCCTGCACCACCCAGGCACAGCCAAACagggaaaacataaataaaaggcGAAGCCTCACTCAGGCAAGGCTGTGGTTACAGAAGGGGCGGGGCTTCAAAGGTGCCTAGGATTGACCAGAAGGAAGCACTAAGAGGCAGGAAACCTATTTGTCCTTCTTGCTTTCCCCATTTGGCACTGCTGTGGGGGTTGGGGCCACAGACTGCTCCTCGGGAATA is a genomic window of Myotis daubentonii chromosome 9, mMyoDau2.1, whole genome shotgun sequence containing:
- the BTBD18 gene encoding BTB/POZ domain-containing protein 18 — its product is MCSPASPKIIYRNSRFLRLAFLQLYHQQQSGVFCDVLLQAEGEVVPAHCCILSACSPFFTKRLEQERPAQGCKVVLELGGLKITTLRKLVDFLYTSEMEVSLEEAQEVLSAARQLCISELESLQLEGGKLVKAPQGRRLNRECLQPPSAAPISARVVASSHCPTPLPVTQTPCPRGAVRLKLSGKDEGPQDKSNRQNAGDLSGTLLLKRKARACPVPEEESSSPSSHSQGSKESKSDPALGPTELSPPSLYPSVDKRLLPRKIRLSRSKPSPDVCTSKPSSILSGSSSVPATPGRRLWRQKSIKKEVLEDKHTPGRASPLQSTSSPSGLGKMGGSKKWSPEVRAPNLDSAEEGQVGRVKLRKTVNGTCWEVVQEPPLKTSKDSPHVPEPGDSEEPPGIQPSSVNQQEMSSTRIDLCQDSPVSCKLQDILLSASRSPDHPVVKSEFGSSPELVGKEPGFDIDCTEPYAFDTALLEQPCEAEEYRITSVAATSELEEILDFMLCGPDIEPPTVSLESPEAEGCRTPSYHLTETGKNWMEGEGWYLPGMELWPRELTGLEKEPVGENKEPIEPFSPLVMPSKISEGEMLSVGHSWNQDQEITSSMPLDGQGDKLLHIDSLDLPQRSYGDLLPPCSNWVETGLEVSLTMEEVLYPAPEPGKEVLSNSELLDLPSASSEEEEIDVVDWIAEGNLVPTSIPSIWPDASSESETEVDILT
- the SELENOH gene encoding selenoprotein H encodes the protein MASRGRKRKAEAAVVAAAEKQEKLAGGQKEVEEATVVIEHCTSURVYGRNAAALSQALRLEAPELPVKVNPAKPRRGSFEVTLLRPDGSSAELWTGIKKGPPRKLKFPEPQEVVEKLKKCLP